The nucleotide window TGCTGGTTAGGGCCCCTTTCAGGTTGATCCAGGCACGGTGCACCGTACCCGTCACTGAAGACTCTTCGTCGGGCTTCAGGTTCAGCTTAAACATCTGGTCTTCCAGCTCGGTAATAAATTCGGAGCGCTGGGCGGCGTACTTCTTGAAGGTGTCCTTCAGTTGGGTATCCTCTACGTCGGTCATTGCTTCGGCGTAGCCTTTCTGCCCATCTTTCAGGGTTTCAATCAGTTCGTTTACGAGGGCTTGGGTGGCTTTGGCTTCCATGATCTGAGAATAGTTTTGGATGTGGGAAAGAGAAACTACAGCTTCCTTTACTGCCAAAACTTACGCAGGGTTGCGAGCGGTGAGTTGGTGAAAGAGTGAGATAGGGCGCTTGCGGGGTAGGTCATCTCAGTCATGGCGAGCGTAGCAGAGCTATCTGTCCTGAACAAAACCAGCCCCCATCTTTCTACCACTATGTCCTTGATGATGGCGCGAATCAAGAGCTTTTCACTTTTCAGGGACTGGGGCCTTGTCCGGGACGGATAGCTTCGGCTCCGCCTTACAGGGCCAACTCACCACGCCACTATTTCACCAACTCACCCATGGCCCGCCCAGCCAGGTACCCGGTCGTCCAGGCCGCCTGGAAGTTGAAGCCCCCGGTGATGCCGTCGATGTCCAGCACCTCACCGGCGAAGTGTAGGCCCGGCACCACGCGGCTTTCCATGGTTTGCATGTTCACCTCGTCCAGCGTGATGCCCCCGCAGGTCACAAACTCTTCCTTGTAGGTAGTTTTACCGTGCATAGGCAGGGAGGTGCGCAGTAGGCTTTCAATCAGGCGGTTCTGCAGCTTGACGGCTAGTTCGTTCCAGCGCGTTTCTGAGCCAATGCCAGCCTGCTCCGCCAGGGTGCGCCACAGCCGCTGTGGCAGCCCAAAACGCGGATTCGTCAGCACCGTTTTTTTGCCGTGCAGCGCCCGGTATTCCTGCAGGTGCTGGCGCAGAGTTTCTTCCGTAAAATCAGGAATCCAGCTGATGAGAGCCGTGCTTTGGTAATTGAGGTCGTGGAGGCGGCGGGCCCCCCAGGCCGAAAGCTTGAGCACCGCGGGGCCGCTCACACCCCAGTGCGTTACCAGCACCGGACCTTCGTATTCCAGCTTTTCACCCGCAATGCGCACCCGGGCCCGGGGCACACTCACGCCCGGCAGCTCCTGCAGCGGAGAATCGGGCACATTGAAGGTAAAAAGACTAGGTACGGGCTCCTGAATGGTGTGGCCCAGCTGCCGCAGCCAGTCGTACTGCGCGCTTTTGGGCGCGCCGCCGGTGGCAATGAGCAGCCGGGCTACTTTCAATTCCGGCAGCTGCGGGCTGGAAAGCGTGAGTTGGAAACCACCTTCGGGCAGGGGCGCAATCTGCTCGGCGGCCGTGTGCGGGAGAATCTGTACGCCGGCTTTTCGAGCAGCCTCCAGCAGACACTGCGCAATGGTTTCCGACGAGTCGGTAGTGGGGAACATGCGGCCGTCGGCTTCCGTCTTGAGACGCACACCACGGCGCTCAAACCAGCGCACGGTGTCGACGGCCCCGAATTGTTTGAAGGGCTCCTTCAACTGCCGCGCCCCCCGCGGGTAGTGCTGCACGAGTTGGGCAGGTGTGTCGGCGGCGTGCGTCACGTTGCAGCGGCCCCCGCCCGAAATCCGCACTTTGCTCAGCAGCTTACCCGTTTTTTCGAGCAGGTAAACCGTCAGGTGCGGGTTGGCCTCGGCGCAGGCAATAGCCCCGAAAAAGCCTGCCGCGC belongs to Hymenobacter sp. J193 and includes:
- a CDS encoding PA2169 family four-helix-bundle protein; this encodes MEAKATQALVNELIETLKDGQKGYAEAMTDVEDTQLKDTFKKYAAQRSEFITELEDQMFKLNLKPDEESSVTGTVHRAWINLKGALTSKDNKSILNECERGEDYAVKAYQTALKAQDLPGQLKTVVEKQYQGVQAAHDEIRTLRDSSK
- a CDS encoding NAD(P)/FAD-dependent oxidoreductase; this encodes MNDFSSTVAVLGGGAAGFFGAIACAEANPHLTVYLLEKTGKLLSKVRISGGGRCNVTHAADTPAQLVQHYPRGARQLKEPFKQFGAVDTVRWFERRGVRLKTEADGRMFPTTDSSETIAQCLLEAARKAGVQILPHTAAEQIAPLPEGGFQLTLSSPQLPELKVARLLIATGGAPKSAQYDWLRQLGHTIQEPVPSLFTFNVPDSPLQELPGVSVPRARVRIAGEKLEYEGPVLVTHWGVSGPAVLKLSAWGARRLHDLNYQSTALISWIPDFTEETLRQHLQEYRALHGKKTVLTNPRFGLPQRLWRTLAEQAGIGSETRWNELAVKLQNRLIESLLRTSLPMHGKTTYKEEFVTCGGITLDEVNMQTMESRVVPGLHFAGEVLDIDGITGGFNFQAAWTTGYLAGRAMGELVK